A single genomic interval of Burkholderia cepacia ATCC 25416 harbors:
- a CDS encoding CysB family HTH-type transcriptional regulator, with amino-acid sequence MNLHQFRFVREAVRQNFNLTEAAKALYTSQPGVSKAIIELEDELGVEIFTRHGKRVRSLTEPGRIILASVERILQEVESLKRVGKDYAAQDQGNLTIAATHTQARYSLPAAIAEFKKRFPKVHLSILQGSPTQVAEMVIHDQADLAIATEAISDYKELVSLPCFQWHHAAVVPADHPLLERKPVTLDDLAQYPLITYDDAFAGRKKINHAFALRGLSPDIVLEAIDADVIKTYVELGLGVGIMADIAFNPERDRNLRLIPVGHLFGSNVTRVALKQGAYLRSYVYTLVELLSPTLNRKLIEQALKGESESYEL; translated from the coding sequence ATGAACCTGCACCAATTTCGCTTCGTGCGCGAGGCCGTCCGGCAGAATTTCAACCTCACCGAGGCCGCCAAGGCGCTCTACACGTCGCAACCGGGGGTATCGAAGGCGATCATCGAGCTCGAGGACGAGCTCGGCGTGGAGATCTTCACGCGGCACGGCAAGCGCGTGCGCTCGCTCACCGAGCCGGGCAGGATCATCCTCGCGTCGGTCGAGCGGATTCTTCAGGAGGTTGAAAGCCTTAAAAGGGTCGGGAAAGATTACGCAGCACAGGATCAGGGCAACCTGACCATCGCCGCGACCCACACGCAGGCCCGCTACTCGCTGCCGGCCGCGATCGCCGAATTCAAGAAGCGCTTTCCGAAGGTGCACCTGTCGATCCTGCAAGGCAGCCCGACGCAGGTAGCCGAGATGGTGATCCACGACCAGGCCGATCTCGCGATCGCGACCGAGGCGATCTCCGACTACAAGGAGCTCGTGTCGCTGCCCTGCTTCCAGTGGCATCACGCGGCCGTCGTGCCGGCCGACCACCCGTTGCTCGAACGCAAGCCGGTCACGCTCGACGATCTCGCCCAGTACCCGCTGATCACGTACGACGACGCGTTCGCGGGCCGCAAGAAGATCAACCATGCGTTCGCGCTGCGCGGGCTGTCGCCGGACATCGTGCTCGAGGCGATCGACGCCGACGTGATCAAGACCTACGTCGAGCTCGGCCTGGGCGTCGGGATCATGGCCGACATCGCGTTCAATCCCGAGCGCGACCGCAACCTGCGGCTGATCCCGGTCGGCCACCTGTTCGGCAGCAACGTGACGCGTGTCGCGCTCAAGCAGGGCGCCTACCTGCGCAGCTATGTGTATACGCTCGTCGAACTGCTGTCGCCGACGCTGAACCGCAAGCTGATCGAACAGGCGCTCAAGGGCGAATCCGAATCGTACGAGCTTTGA
- a CDS encoding ABC transporter substrate-binding protein — protein MTLPALLRRAAAGALALACAAAHADLKVGVDLSSTGPAAAIGITSKNAILMWPKTIAGQPVQVTVLDDASDPGTAVRNIRKLVDEDHVDVVVGPNITPAALAALDAVAAGQTPMITLVGSGAIVEPQEGARTWAFKMAQSDRAMADVMTRYMANHGVRTVGFIGFADSYGDSWLNEFTRFADLRKIRVVATERYNRTDASVTGQALKLIAAKPDAILIAGSGTPAVLPQRTLIERGYKGPVYQTHGIATPEFIKLGGKDVDGTLFPTQPVVVARTLPADHPARKAALAFVDAYEAKYGAGTVTQFAGDAAGVYPRLADAVGRALKAAQPGTPAFRTALRRELERAHELVVPNGVVNTSDKDHVGLDQRASVMGIVKQGRFVYLSQ, from the coding sequence ATGACGCTTCCCGCCCTGTTGCGCCGCGCCGCCGCCGGCGCGCTCGCGCTCGCCTGTGCCGCCGCCCATGCCGACCTGAAGGTCGGCGTCGACCTGTCGTCGACCGGCCCGGCCGCCGCGATCGGCATCACGAGCAAGAACGCCATCCTGATGTGGCCGAAGACGATCGCCGGGCAGCCGGTGCAGGTGACGGTGCTCGACGATGCATCCGACCCGGGCACCGCGGTGCGCAACATCCGCAAGCTGGTCGACGAGGATCACGTCGACGTCGTGGTCGGGCCGAACATCACGCCGGCCGCGCTCGCGGCGCTCGACGCGGTCGCGGCCGGGCAGACGCCGATGATCACGCTGGTCGGCTCCGGCGCGATCGTCGAGCCGCAGGAAGGCGCGCGGACCTGGGCGTTCAAGATGGCGCAGAGCGACCGCGCGATGGCCGACGTGATGACGCGCTACATGGCCAACCACGGCGTGAGGACGGTCGGTTTCATCGGCTTCGCGGACAGCTACGGCGACAGCTGGCTGAACGAGTTCACGCGCTTCGCGGACCTGCGCAAGATCCGCGTCGTCGCGACCGAGCGCTACAACCGCACCGACGCGAGCGTCACGGGTCAGGCATTAAAGCTGATCGCGGCGAAACCCGACGCGATCCTGATCGCGGGCTCGGGCACGCCGGCCGTGCTGCCGCAGCGCACGCTGATCGAGCGCGGCTACAAGGGCCCGGTCTACCAGACGCACGGGATCGCGACGCCGGAATTCATCAAGCTCGGCGGCAAGGACGTCGACGGGACGCTGTTCCCGACCCAGCCGGTGGTCGTCGCGCGCACGCTGCCGGCCGATCATCCGGCCCGCAAGGCCGCGCTCGCGTTCGTCGACGCGTACGAGGCGAAATACGGCGCCGGCACGGTCACGCAGTTCGCGGGCGACGCGGCGGGCGTGTACCCGCGCCTTGCCGATGCGGTCGGCCGCGCGCTGAAGGCCGCTCAGCCCGGCACGCCCGCGTTCCGCACGGCGCTGCGGCGCGAACTGGAACGCGCGCACGAGCTCGTCGTGCCGAACGGCGTCGTCAATACCAGCGACAAGGATCATGTGGGGCTCGATCAGCGCGCGAGCGTGAT